ATGAGcttcttttcatctctctcgttgtctctctcacacacactttatcaaCATTTTATGTGTTTGTCAGGTGTGCTCCAGAAAGCCTGAAGACCAGAACCTTCTCTCATGCCAGTGATACCTGGATGTTTGGTGTGACGCTGTGGGAGATGTTCAGTCACGGCCAGGAGCCGTGGCTCGGCCTCAACGGCAGCCAGGTTCACATTTACCTCTTTACACACCTGACATTAATGTTACCACCTGAAATACCACCTGCTTTCCTCTAACAGCCCCTAAGGCTAACAGCCCCTCGTCCCTAAGGCTTTTAATCCTCTTTATATCACAAGTGTTATGTTTCTAGTTACGTTTAATGCTGTGAAACATCCAGCAGAAAGTGAAACCTGATCTCACTTAAAGTTCTAGCTTTCCGTTCCGTATCAGTGCTTTAATGTAGAACCGTGAGCTGCTGTCATGGAGAACCTGCAGAACTTCAGCTGCTGTGGTCTTCATTTTGTTACTCAGATCCTCCATAAGATCGATAAGGAGGGCGAGCGGCTGGTCAAACCCGAGGACTGTCCTCAGGACATCTACAACGTCATGCTTCAGAGCTGGTCTCCGAAACCCGAGGACAGACCGACGTTCGTGGCTCTGAGAGACTTTCTCATGGAGGTTAATTCAGCCTCTATGATCATCGCTGTGTTTTCTTGTATGAAATGATTGTGATAAAGTAAAAGCTCTACTTCTTCACATCTCTGATTAATAATGCAGAATTGTCTTTTACAGGAGTTTTAATAAGCGATTAAACTCATTTATCATCTGAGCAGAATTTGCATACATGAGATGAGATAAACAGGGAACATAAAGGCAATATGAAAGTGAATATTTAATCTAATCCAGCATGTTATTACAGAGCTCTTGTATAATCTGGATTGTGCGAGTAATCATCGTTTCTACGCTCTGATATTTTGTCTCTGCAGACGATGCCTACAGACATGAGAGCTCTGCAGGACTTTGATGAACCGGACAAGCTGAAGATCCACGCCAATGACGTCATCACTATCATCGAGGGCAGGTCACATGATTACGTTTTACTGCAGTCAGAAATGTCCagttcacacatttttttcctcaaagaacaaaaacaaaagaaaactccATTTTTGATGAGGTGCAGTTATTATAACGAACGTGAAGTAAAAGCAAACGTCACTTTATAGACGATAAGAAAATTATTATCTATTATGACCATAATATGATGATAAAAGTGTTTAGATGAGTTGTGACAATACTTTCAGGTATCATGATGTGAGATAAAATTATGAATTTAGAGCAGAGAACTACTGGTGGCGAGGTCAGAACCGTCAAACTCTGAAGGTGGGTCAGTTCCCCAGGAACGTCGtgacgtctgtagctggacttTCAGCCCATGACATCAGTAGACCTCTTAAGCACAGCTTCATCCACACGGGCCATGGAGACACCGACCCTCATCGCAGCTGGGGCGCTCCTGATAAGATTGATGAGTAAGAAAACCAGACTTTCAGTTATTCAGATGCTGGAGCTTACATGTATTTGTACTCAATGTTCTGtttgtggggggcacggtggcttagtggttagcatgttcgcctcacacctccatggtcgggggttcgattcccgcctccgccttgtgtgtgcggagtttgcatgttctccccgtgcctcgggggtttcctccgggtactccggtttcctcccccggtccaaagacatgcatggtaggttgattggcatctctggaaaaattgtccgtagtgtgtgattgcgtgagtgaatgagagtgtgtgtgtgtgtgccctgtgatgggttggcactccgtccagggtgtgtcctgccttgatgcccgatgacgcctgagatgggctCCCCTCAGaacctgaggcacaggctccccgtgacccgaggtagttcggataaagcggtaggaaatgaatgaatgaatgaatgaatgttctgtttgtcaccactagagggcagcacAACCTCGTGTTTCCCTTTCATTCTACAGGAAGCTTAATAAAGTCTCTGCAGTATAAAGCAGGCTGTGCTTTTACTTTCTGTATGTAGTATATACCTGGGGAACCCCATGGACCCTCCGGATGTTCTTGGAATGGATCCGAATGCTGACAGACCCACTAAATTAGCAAACCGCTCCAAAAGTGAGAGTCCAGAGGACACAGTTATAGAAGTCTACTGCTTTTGACCTTTAATGTTAAtctccaaaaataataatatcttcAATATTGTTGATTAATTTCATATGAGTAATTAATAAGAAATGATTTCATTCCTTTATAATGATCTTTTCTCCACCTGGTTCCTCAGAGCAACCTCCACCTCGTCCTCCTCAGCCTGCTATTCTTCTCAAGAGTAAGAACCGTCTCCGTTCTCCTCTCCGTTCACTGTTTTGTACAAAACACAGCAGCTCCATTTTACCCTTTATGAGATCATCTGCCATCTCTGTCTATAAGGAATTTTTTGAGTTTTAATTGAGCTGTAAAATCAGCTCCGGTTTTCTTTCACGTTTCAGAGCCTTTCTATGACTTTGTGATTGACGATGATGATGGGGACGATGATCTAATAGTCACTGGGCTAAAGAAGCTCTCTCGGAAACCGCCGTCATACCTCGGGCTACGCCTGCGTCCATGGGAGAACTCAAACCCAGTCGATCATCTCAGTGAGGTCTCGCTCATTGACTTTGGAGATGATAGCTTCAGCTCCACCTCGCCTTCCCCCATTACAGAGACTCCTGCCTCCAGCTCCACTCTGTCTGGAGCCTCCATCCTGGATTATGGACCTCCACCGAGCCCGTACCGCAGTTTGCCGAACCCTCTCCACCCAACCCCAGTGGTGGACTGGGACTCCCGGCCTCTGCCTTCTCTCCCTGCGTATGATGAGGTGGCTGTAGAGTGTGAGGAGCAGGAGGATGTGGAAGTCAGTTCCATAAACACTGCAAAGACTGACAATCCAGTCCAGCATAATTATGATGCTGTTGAAGGAGATTTAGATTTCAAATGCAAAGTGGAAGATGAACTGTTTCTTCTGTCCAAACCCGTTGTGGAGAACCGCTCTACCTCGCAGTCGGCTGATATCTTCAAGGAGTTACAGAGAGAGGTCATGGCAAAGCTGCGCGTACCAGTGACGGCGCAGTCGATGCCTTCATCGCCCCTTTTACCACACCGCCAAATCATCCTGCCATCCTGTGAGGACAAGCCCCAGATCCCACCCCGGATTCCTGTCCCACCAACACGGCCTTCCAGACGGACACGAGCCAGGCTTTCAGCCTCTTTAGCTGATGATGAAGAGAAACCTCAGCCTCCTCAGATCCCTCCGAGAGACCACGCCATGTCCCAGCCCAGCTCGCGATGCCCCAGTCCCATGATCTCAACTCAGCAGAGACCAGTTTTGTGCTGTGTCGGTTCTCTGGGTTCCTGTCTTTCCCCTTCATCGTACTCCTATGCTCCATCTACTGCACCCTCGAAGCTCTTGCTCAGCCCCAGTCGAGTCAACTATAACTCCCAGAATGCCACGTCCTCCACCAATATGGACCAGACTCGAGCAAAGAGTCCCTGCAACATGCCAGTCATGAGCGACACCACCAAGGCCAGCAGCACTCAGTACTACCTGCTTCCTGACAGGCCAACGTATCTTGAAAGATACGACAAGTCTGTGAAAGattcagaacaaaacaaagagcGACGGACCAACATGGCGACCGTCAGACCCATGATACAACAGCAGATCAGCAGCAGCACTCAGAGCTCAACGACGGTCAGCACTTACAGCAGTGTGAAACAGGTACAATCCCAGCACCTGGCTTTCCACAACATTATCCAGCTGTGTGAGAGGTACGAGGAAGCTGATTGGTTAGTATATATGTCTGCAGGTACAGGAGGCGGTCCATGGAGTGACAGTAGAGGAATGTCAGACGGCGCTCCAGAGTCACGGCTGGAACATCCAGAAGGCTATAGAGTACCTCAAGGTAACCTGGAGTGTGGAAGCTGCTGTCACTATGATCAATCCTCCATCATGATcacatcattgtgtgtgtgtgtgtgtgtgtgtgtgtgtgtgtgtgtgtgtgtgtgtgtgtgtgtgtgtgtgttcgacaGGTAGAGCAGCTGTTCCGTCTGGGTCTGAAGACTAGGCCTGAGTGTGTAGAAGTTCTGCAGAGGTGCAGCTGGAACCTGGAGCGAGCGAGCACCCAGATGCTGGACTCCTACGGTCCATCTAGACAAAGGTATAGAGAAGAAATGTGATCTTCACCAAAACATGAGTTTTTTTATCTTCTGATCAACATGGAAAGTGGCGTAGGGTTTTACTCTTTATAGAACCATTAAGGTTTCCTCAGAGGAGCCTCgttttgtgtagttttgtttCGACGTCTGTGTTTTGTGGCTCTTTGTACGTTATCGTTAAGTTGAGAGGTTTGATTTTTGTCCTGTTGCAGATACTAAACCCAGCATCGAGGACGGACAGACACAGCGCCCTCTTCTGTCCACAGACAACCACGTGATATTCATCTAAATCATGTTCTTTGTTGACTGTTTACAGAATCGTCACTGCATCTGGCCAGAAAAAGCTAAAGTGCTGACTCGAGAATATAATATGAATTTTTTGGAGAATGTGGAGAATATTTTGTGGCTGTTGTTCGGAGCCTCGTTTAGCGCTGAGCTTCAATCGGATTCTGCactaaagctttttatttaagaCCTTTATGTGTTATTTaagttgtgttttatatttatttattatatatatatactttatgaAGCAAAGATGTCAAATTAAGTGACTCGCTGTATTATTTAcatgatattatattattatgtatagATTTGCCATCGAAAGGTGAAATGTTTCTgatcatttatttgatttatttatcggTTTTGCTGAAACAGGAACCTCGTGATAAGAGTCTGAATATTATTCACTAATACACTTGTGTCTTATTTAGAGCTTTTATCCATCATTAGCCTTTAATTTTATGATGGCATTCAAATAGAAATCAATGTTATTTATTCCttaattttgttcattcatattttcatttgtttatcagGTACCAAAGACGTGTAGTGCTTGTTGTTGGCTGTGGAGTTTCAGCTCAGGCTTCattcataaacattttatagaTTTGACTTAAAAGATTGTACATGAACAAAAGTCATCAGGGTTaaaagagcatgtgtgtgtgatgaccaggtgtatgagcatgtgtgtgtgatgaccaggtgtatgagtatgtgtgtgtgtgtgatgaccaggtgtatgagcatgtgtgtgtgtgatgaccaggtgtatgagtatgtgtgtgtgatgaccaggtgtatgagcatgtgtgtgtgtgatgaccaggtgtatgagtatgtgtgtgtgatgaccaggtgtatgagcatgtgtgtgtgtgtgatgaccaggtgtatgagcatgtgtgtgtgtgatgaccaggtgtatgagcatgtgtgtgtgtgatgaccaggtgtatgagtatgtgtgtgtgatgaccaggtgtatgagtatgtgtgtgtgtgtgtgatgaccaggtgtatgagcatgtgtgtgtgtgtgagtgagtgagtgtgtgtgtgtgagtgtgtgtgtgtgagtgagtgagtgagtgtgtgtgtgtatgtgtgtgtgtgtgtgtggctagtCAGGTTTACACTTCAGCGCTGTGTTTAATATTAACACATTACTGCGGTGTCCCATCGTTGTTTATCGTCGTGACTTTTCAGCAGTTTCACACTGTTTCCTGTGTTAAAGTTCACACTCTGTTAGAACTCAAatcatttatctgtatttttatataaaaataaatataaggcAGAAAAGGGTTTGTTTGAAGTCATGACATAAATGTCTTCTGTCTGCATTGGAGTCggtcataaagataataaagtaTGTTGTGCTCAAAAGTAAAGTCCCCCATGTGGTCAGAGAATCTCCACAGAGCGAACAGACATGAAGAACGTTTCTAAAGCTGTAGTAGAAAGATGAGGAAAGTGGACGTCTTTCTAAGAAAAGGTGAAGCTCTTTGGATGAGTGATGGAACATCCTGAGAATCCCAGCAACATGTTCACTACACAGAAGAAGAGAACAGAAGATGTAGCTCCAGCGTTCGCTTCTGCTCGTGAATGATTTCTGTTGGGAACCAGGAGTCATTATCTCTGCTAACCTGGGGTCCATCAGAGACGGGGTCGGAGATCAATACTGAGTCAATTCCATCATGTGTGTCAGAGGAGGTTACCACAGAACTTCACCTCTCTAAAGACATTGTGTTCTCAGTGATGGGAGAGTTTTGATGATGTTCTTTGTCTGGCTACAGGTCATGAACCCACAGTCTGAAAAATCTCGGAGGAAGAAAGCAAAGAGAATCTGTTGGTGTCAGAGTTCAGAGGAAGCAAAGGGCCACAGACACGAGGTTTATATCATGTatttattactgtgttattgtACTCAGGTGGAGAAAAGCTGAATGCATCTGAACATCTGATAAAGCAGGtcgagagaccgctgaggggacgagtgtttagagctgagagaataaagagagaccgctgaggggacgagtgtttagagctgagagaataaagagagaccgctgaggggacgagtgtttagagctgagagaataaagagagaccgctgaggggacgagtgtttagagccgagagaataaagagagaccgctgaggggacgagtgtttagagctgagagaataaagagagaccgctgaggggacgagtgtttagagccgagagaataaagagagaccgctgaggggacgagtgtttagagccgagagaataaagagagaccgctgaggggacgagtgtttagagctgagagaataaagagagaccgctgaggggacgagtgtttagagccgagagaataaagagagaccgctgaggggacgagtgtttagagccgagagaataaagagagaccgctgaggggacgagtgtttagagccgagagaataaagagagaccgctgaggggacgagtgtttagagctgagagaataaagagagaccgctgaggggacgagtgtttagagccgagagaataaagagagaccgctgaggggacgagtgtttagagctgagagaataaagagagaccgctgaggggacgagtgtttagagccgagagaataaagagagaccgctgaggggacgagtgtttagagctgagagaataaagagagaccgctgaggggacgagtgtttagagccgagagaataaagagagaccgctgaggggacgagtgtttagagctgagagaataaagagagaccgctgaggggacgagtgtttagagctgagagaataaagagagaccgctgagaggacgagtgtttagagctgagagaataaagagagaccgctgaggggacgagtgtttagagccgagagaataaagagagaccgctgaggggacgagtgtttagagccgagagaataaagagagaccgctgaggggacgagtgtttagagccgagagaataaagagagactgctgaggggacgagtgtttagagccgagagaataaagagagaccgctgaggggacgagtgtttagagccgagagaataaagagagaccgctgaggggacgagtgtttagagccgagagaataaagagagactgctgaggggacgagtgtttagagccgagagaataaagagagaccgctgaggggacgagtgtttagagctgagagaataaagagagaccgctgaggggacgagtgtttagagctgagagaataaagagagaccgctgaggggacgagtgtttagagccgagagaataaagagagaccgctgaggggacgactGTTTAGGgccgagagaataaagagagaccgctgaggggacgagtgtttagagctgagagaataaagagagaccgctgaggggacgagtgtttagagccgagagaataaagagagactgctgaggggacgagtgtttagagccgagagaataaagagagaccgctgaggggacgagtgtttagagctgagagaataaagagagaccgctgaggggacgagtgtttagagctgagagaataaagagagaccgctgaggggacgagtgtttagagccgagagaataaagagagaccgctgaggggacgactGTTTAGGgccgagagaataaagagagaccgctgaggggacgagtgtttagagctgagagaataaagagagaccgctgaggggacgagtgtttagagccgagagaataaagagagacagctgaggggacgagtgtttagagccgagagaataaagagagaccgctgaggggacgagtgtttagagctgagagaataaagagagaccgctgaggggacgagtgtttagagctgagagaataaagagagaccgctgaggggacgagtgtttagagccgagagaataaagagagaccgctgaggggacgactGTTTAgggctgagagaataaagagagaccgctgaggggacgagtgtttagagctgagagaataaagagagaccgctgaggggacgagtgtttagagctgagagaacacACAAGAGAACTTGTCGTGTGaacattacacaacattaaatataattataaatgaatttaaaacatCATGAGTGATTTTTTAATCAAGTAAAATTGCAAttgcagcacacacacgcacgcacgcacacacacacacacgcacacacacacacacacacacacgcacgcacgcacacacacacacgcacacacacacacgcacacacacacacacacttattatttctgttacttgatttgtatgtaaatgaatgaattctctCTTCTTCATCACAAAACCTATAAAATGATAAGGTTAAATAAGTGATTAAAGtaatttatactttattatataatGTCCTAAAAATGTTAGTTAAGTCTGAGACGAGACATGAGACATGACCCAGATAAAGTCAGAGACAGGACTGACATTTGCCTTTAACCTTTATGTCTTCTGTAATTAACTGTGCAGGTGTTGGGTTTCTGTGTTAAAGCGCAGCGTGATGATGTCGGGACGTCCTCCGTGTTACAGGTGGCTCTTCTAAAGATAAGAACGCAGCCCTGGTTTGAAGGCACGCTCAGCTATCAGTGTTCATTTACACACAGGACCTGATAAGTGAATGTCAGCGAGACGCACACAGGAAGCTCGTTTACTCTGAAGGTTCTTATTAAAGGGATATCTGATCTAGAGCTGAAATTAATTTAGCAGTAAATTAGATCCGAATAAGAAACACACATCTATTCACATTGTCCCCGTGGCCGAGGAACTGCCTCTGTGTAGGTCGTGGCCCAGGAGTGCGTCTCAGGATGCTTCTCTTTCCACCTCCCAATGAAATCTGCTTATTTCTCTGTCAGTGTGAGAGCAGACATTGTAGGTGTGAAAAGGTTTCAGTCGTCTCCCGAGGCAGATTTCTTGTGTACACATGATGCCTTTTAGTCTTGTCTCCTGCCGCTGTGTGTTTTCTTACGGATCACTGATGAATGTCTGGGTTTTGAACAGAGAGCACCAGGATTATGTCCTTCATCACAACCAGAACAAAACCACATATAACCTGGAAAAACTCTGCGACGTGTCGTTTTCTGACTCTGTGTAGAGTTGTTTCATAttacacaacacagagacacagtttGTACTTTCTCTggttttattaatgattaaatcCGAGCCTGAAGGCTGCCTGAAGGCttcttgttgtttatttgaGTCTCAGATAAATGTCTCCTCAGTCTCCTCTACACCTCTCACAGAGTCACTCGCTTTTCTCTGCTTGTCGTTATTCTTGGACACACAGTTCATCCTGGGACGTTTTATTGTGGTTAATAACGATGTGGCGATGCTCAGCGGGAGCCCTGAACATGAGCAGCTCAGGATGAAAAGACAATGTTGATGAAAATGTGAagtgacagatacacagaggagaagaaaagactTTACTGGACCCTCAAGAGGATTGTCTTAGTCAGAGACGTTCAGAAAGGGTTTGTCAGATCCTCTGAAaatattatttgatttttttatctttaatcacatcactttattttttattttaattcttctGTTGCCGTTAGGGACCATTAGAACATAGACTCCAGAGAATCCAGTCATCAGATGAAGTGATGCTCCTGTCTTCTTGTCCTTTTCTGCATTTGATG
This genomic stretch from Tachysurus fulvidraco isolate hzauxx_2018 chromosome 25, HZAU_PFXX_2.0, whole genome shotgun sequence harbors:
- the tnk2a gene encoding activated CDC42 kinase 1, which encodes MQSDEGTEWLMELLTDVQLQQYYLRIRDDLNVTRLFHFDYVKTEDLEKIGMGRPGQRRLWEAVKRRRAMCKRKSWMKVFTGKRPDTEAQTGVTFQDSSPCSVPAEARGESQPAALTCLISDRDLTLLEKLGDGSFGVVKRGEWQAPSGRVLNVAVKCLKTDLLDHTESLDDFIREVNAMHSLDHQNLIRLYGVVLTHPMKMVTELAPLGSLLDRLRKRQGHILISVLCRYTVQIACGMAYLESRRFIHRDLAARNILLASNDLVKIGDFGLMRALPGNDDHYVMQEHHKVPFAWCAPESLKTRTFSHASDTWMFGVTLWEMFSHGQEPWLGLNGSQILHKIDKEGERLVKPEDCPQDIYNVMLQSWSPKPEDRPTFVALRDFLMETMPTDMRALQDFDEPDKLKIHANDVITIIEGRAENYWWRGQNRQTLKVGQFPRNVVTSVAGLSAHDISRPLKHSFIHTGHGDTDPHRSWGAPDKIDDIYLGNPMDPPDVLGMDPNADRPTKLANRSKKQPPPRPPQPAILLKKPFYDFVIDDDDGDDDLIVTGLKKLSRKPPSYLGLRLRPWENSNPVDHLSEVSLIDFGDDSFSSTSPSPITETPASSSTLSGASILDYGPPPSPYRSLPNPLHPTPVVDWDSRPLPSLPAYDEVAVECEEQEDVEVSSINTAKTDNPVQHNYDAVEGDLDFKCKVEDELFLLSKPVVENRSTSQSADIFKELQREVMAKLRVPVTAQSMPSSPLLPHRQIILPSCEDKPQIPPRIPVPPTRPSRRTRARLSASLADDEEKPQPPQIPPRDHAMSQPSSRCPSPMISTQQRPVLCCVGSLGSCLSPSSYSYAPSTAPSKLLLSPSRVNYNSQNATSSTNMDQTRAKSPCNMPVMSDTTKASSTQYYLLPDRPTYLERYDKSVKDSEQNKERRTNMATVRPMIQQQISSSTQSSTTVSTYSSVKQVQEAVHGVTVEECQTALQSHGWNIQKAIEYLKVEQLFRLGLKTRPECVEVLQRCSWNLERASTQMLDSYGPSRQRY